A stretch of the Bacteroidia bacterium genome encodes the following:
- a CDS encoding methyl-accepting chemotaxis protein, with protein MKNLKISTKLSILAAFAISVTLIIGIYGSYGINKEDKYIQTIYTNHVTPIVYLKKLSDTYFYALDAVNKAQKGLIPWQQAADKLGELNSIAIENINLYKAIPKDEGEKPLANKYLEQREKWVSLRDETRTLLQGGKDTASIAKLDDIINTRLFQTLNPLLEDLAELTKYHLDVSAAIQKESEKNYQDALVIYIILILLSGGVLGTLSYQIITSINSNVRRAMTISSRIASGNLNIDDLKSNEKDEIGEVIDSFFTIRKKVEGIVDSVSLYIDKTQVGKVDEFNANEKEFEGAYRDIVVGLNAAARATMKPLREILTILQRLSVGDLNQKMATAGYAGIWLETAEAMNQIINANISVLENTKRIAQGEVVINIRPRSEADELLISLNDMAQKLNEIAVQIYDAAEYVTTGSQEISSTSLEIAQGATEQATATEEITGSIEEITTAIQRNSDNARETEHIAKETAQGIVSVSSSTENSIVAIRDIVSKISIINDIAEKTDILAINAAIEAARAGEHGKGFAVVAAEVRKLAEISQRSAKDINELSKTSLEVAEETGRLMQAIIPNVQKTALLVQEITAASNQQSLGSTQILKAIEQLSLVVQQNSVAAEEMSTNSEELSSQAEMLKGVVSFFKIDRHAVVSRITDKRNQQKNTLKKKKLSKAGSFQHDFDY; from the coding sequence ATGAAGAATTTAAAGATTTCTACCAAGCTCAGTATTTTGGCTGCGTTTGCCATCTCGGTTACGCTGATTATCGGCATTTATGGCTCGTATGGGATTAACAAAGAGGATAAATACATCCAAACTATTTATACCAACCACGTAACGCCCATCGTATATCTGAAAAAGCTTTCTGACACATACTTTTATGCCTTAGATGCGGTTAATAAAGCCCAGAAGGGATTGATTCCATGGCAACAAGCTGCCGATAAGTTGGGGGAGTTGAACTCCATAGCGATTGAAAATATAAACCTCTATAAAGCAATCCCTAAGGATGAGGGAGAAAAACCTCTTGCGAATAAATACCTTGAGCAGCGGGAAAAATGGGTGTCCTTACGTGATGAAACCCGAACTTTACTGCAAGGAGGAAAAGATACCGCCAGCATAGCAAAACTGGATGACATCATTAATACCCGCCTCTTTCAAACACTCAATCCTTTACTTGAAGATTTGGCGGAGCTAACAAAGTATCATTTAGATGTCTCTGCTGCGATACAGAAGGAATCCGAAAAAAACTACCAAGATGCTTTAGTTATCTATATCATTTTGATACTCCTTTCTGGGGGTGTTTTGGGTACGTTATCCTACCAGATTATCACGAGTATAAACAGTAATGTAAGGCGGGCTATGACCATATCCAGCCGAATTGCTTCCGGAAATTTGAATATAGATGATTTGAAATCCAATGAGAAAGACGAGATAGGGGAGGTTATAGATTCGTTTTTCACGATTCGGAAGAAAGTGGAGGGGATTGTAGATTCGGTAAGTTTATACATAGACAAGACGCAAGTAGGTAAAGTAGATGAGTTTAATGCCAATGAGAAGGAATTTGAGGGAGCTTATCGGGACATTGTTGTGGGCTTAAATGCGGCTGCCCGTGCTACGATGAAGCCTTTGCGGGAGATCTTGACAATATTACAACGGCTTTCAGTAGGCGATCTAAACCAGAAGATGGCCACTGCCGGCTATGCCGGAATATGGTTAGAGACAGCCGAAGCTATGAACCAGATTATCAACGCCAACATTTCGGTATTAGAAAACACGAAGCGGATAGCACAAGGCGAAGTCGTTATCAACATACGCCCCCGTTCAGAAGCCGATGAACTATTAATATCCTTGAACGATATGGCTCAGAAACTCAACGAGATAGCGGTTCAGATTTATGATGCTGCGGAATATGTAACTACGGGTAGCCAGGAGATTAGCAGCACGTCCTTAGAGATAGCCCAAGGAGCTACGGAACAGGCTACGGCTACAGAAGAAATAACGGGTTCAATAGAGGAAATCACCACAGCTATTCAGCGCAATAGCGATAATGCACGGGAGACAGAACATATCGCTAAGGAGACAGCACAAGGCATCGTTAGCGTAAGCTCCTCTACCGAAAACAGCATCGTAGCGATACGGGATATTGTATCGAAGATCAGCATTATCAACGACATAGCAGAGAAGACGGATATTTTGGCTATCAATGCGGCGATAGAAGCAGCTCGGGCAGGCGAGCACGGCAAAGGATTTGCCGTAGTAGCAGCCGAAGTACGCAAACTGGCAGAAATAAGCCAACGCTCAGCCAAAGATATTAACGAACTATCTAAGACCAGCTTAGAAGTAGCCGAAGAAACCGGGCGACTCATGCAGGCAATTATCCCGAACGTCCAAAAAACAGCCTTATTGGTACAGGAAATAACGGCAGCCAGCAACCAGCAAAGCTTGGGCTCTACACAGATACTAAAGGCAATAGAACAGCTATCTTTGGTAGTGCAACAAAACTCGGTAGCTGCCGAAGAAATGAGCACCAACAGCGAAGAACTATCAAGCCAAGCAGAAATGCTCAAAGGAGTAGTATCGTTTTTCAAAATAGACAGGCACGCAGTAGTCTCCAGAATAACAGATAAGCGTAACCAACAAAAAAATACCCTGAAAAAGAAAAAACTATCCAAAGC
- a CDS encoding chemotaxis protein CheW yields the protein MDTYLTFVLGEECFAVSVSNVLEVFQKQPVTKIPRTPEHILGIINFRGEILPVVDTRCKFSLPASPEDKHIVIVFETNTIPKLTIAATADAVQGVIDISSEEIKPVPELGLSYNVTFIQGAVRKDETFILMLNIDKVFSAKDLAVVQEIQPTEEQTQH from the coding sequence ATGGATACCTATTTAACTTTTGTTTTAGGGGAAGAGTGTTTTGCTGTGTCGGTTTCCAATGTTCTGGAAGTATTTCAGAAGCAGCCTGTTACGAAGATACCTCGGACTCCGGAGCATATTTTGGGGATTATCAATTTTCGGGGCGAGATACTGCCTGTTGTAGATACCCGGTGCAAATTTTCCCTGCCGGCCAGCCCGGAAGATAAGCACATTGTAATTGTTTTTGAGACCAATACCATCCCTAAGCTGACCATAGCAGCTACTGCCGATGCCGTACAGGGTGTCATAGACATTTCTTCGGAAGAAATAAAGCCGGTCCCGGAACTCGGGCTGAGCTACAACGTAACGTTTATCCAAGGAGCAGTCCGCAAAGACGAAACCTTCATTCTGATGCTGAATATAGATAAAGTATTTTCAGCCAAAGACCTCGCCGTAGTACAAGAAATTCAACCTACGGAAGAACAAACACAACATTAA
- a CDS encoding chemotaxis protein CheA, with amino-acid sequence MDILQYKEHYVSESLDLLSRLELSLVLLEEGRGDLESVRDIFRVMHTIKGSSGMYGFSDVVKLSHDLETFYGAVESGTHSLNAEAIQLTFEVSDYFRWSFTHDASLGFGDNHDYQVLQHKLNQLLHSVGLGTDSGNGLEAVSSSLEGTGFQVWRISFKPDSSISSRNINLSESLGALFCLGEAAVCSKRSESGDFVWVIELNTDSGLGAIEDALFFILDYCTIELASGAQASQEEDSPLVILPGGDTSVDILGSPVEHNLTDGQALKQISSKISVESAKIDTLIYLVSELVTAKSELITSVENQEIIRIAEATEKIDKLSKQFRDNALNIRLVSLHEVVGRFRRLVRDLAKQLGKEVIFEVSGEDTELDKNIVEALWEPLVHLLRNCIDHGIEFPEERVKVGKGSTGIVKFFAYKSGSFVFIQVSDDGRGINREAVLTRAIERDLISSTQILNDKEIYDLLFEPGFSTSEQVSLVSGRGIGMDIVRRKLRDLRGEIFITSEYGLGTSFTLKLQQTISIIDTLLIQSASAKYAIPIEDIESCELTSTVHFLNRQNKHLPFQGDLIPYVYLHEVFQTQEQGLEKQKVIVINKYGRRFAVIADEIIGEYQAVIKPIGILFHEIDFISGASILGNGGIALLIDTGKLINLITPN; translated from the coding sequence ATGGATATTCTACAATATAAGGAACATTATGTTTCGGAGTCTTTGGATTTGCTAAGTCGTTTAGAGTTATCGTTGGTGTTGTTGGAAGAGGGGCGCGGGGACTTAGAGAGTGTTCGGGATATTTTTCGGGTGATGCACACCATTAAAGGGAGTAGCGGGATGTATGGTTTTTCGGATGTAGTTAAGTTATCCCATGATTTAGAGACGTTTTATGGTGCTGTGGAATCGGGAACACATAGCTTGAATGCAGAGGCTATTCAATTGACGTTTGAGGTATCGGATTATTTTCGTTGGTCATTTACGCATGATGCTTCGTTGGGCTTTGGGGATAATCATGATTATCAGGTATTGCAGCATAAGCTCAACCAGTTATTGCATAGTGTTGGTTTAGGTACAGATTCAGGGAATGGCCTTGAAGCGGTATCTTCTTCATTAGAGGGAACTGGGTTTCAGGTATGGCGTATTAGTTTCAAGCCGGATTCGAGTATATCATCTCGGAACATAAATTTGTCGGAGAGCTTGGGCGCGTTATTTTGTTTAGGTGAGGCGGCAGTATGCAGTAAGCGTTCAGAATCGGGTGATTTTGTGTGGGTTATAGAGTTGAATACGGATAGTGGGCTTGGTGCTATTGAAGATGCCTTATTTTTCATATTAGATTATTGTACGATAGAACTTGCATCCGGTGCTCAGGCTTCTCAGGAAGAGGATAGTCCTTTGGTGATTTTACCGGGCGGTGATACTTCGGTAGATATTTTGGGTTCACCGGTAGAGCATAATCTTACGGATGGTCAGGCTTTAAAACAAATATCGTCTAAGATATCGGTAGAGTCTGCGAAGATAGACACGTTGATATACTTAGTCAGTGAGTTGGTAACGGCGAAGTCGGAGTTGATAACGTCGGTAGAGAATCAGGAGATTATTCGGATAGCGGAGGCTACGGAGAAGATAGACAAGTTATCGAAGCAGTTTCGGGATAATGCGTTGAATATAAGGTTAGTATCTTTGCATGAGGTAGTAGGTCGTTTTCGTCGGTTGGTTCGGGATTTGGCGAAGCAATTGGGGAAGGAGGTTATATTTGAGGTATCCGGCGAAGATACAGAGTTAGATAAGAACATAGTAGAGGCATTATGGGAGCCATTGGTTCATTTGTTACGGAACTGTATAGATCATGGTATAGAGTTTCCGGAAGAGCGTGTTAAGGTTGGCAAGGGTTCTACGGGCATTGTGAAGTTTTTTGCCTATAAATCCGGTAGTTTTGTTTTTATTCAGGTATCTGATGACGGGCGCGGCATCAACAGGGAAGCGGTATTAACGCGGGCTATTGAGCGCGATTTGATTAGCAGTACGCAGATATTGAATGATAAAGAGATTTATGATTTGCTGTTTGAGCCGGGTTTTTCTACGAGTGAACAAGTTTCGTTGGTATCGGGTAGGGGTATCGGCATGGATATAGTGCGGCGTAAACTGCGGGATTTACGGGGAGAAATATTTATTACCTCAGAATACGGCTTAGGCACTTCGTTTACATTAAAACTTCAGCAGACCATTTCGATTATTGATACGCTTTTAATCCAGTCAGCTTCGGCAAAGTATGCTATTCCGATAGAGGATATTGAGAGTTGTGAGCTTACGAGCACGGTTCATTTTTTGAATAGACAGAATAAACATTTGCCGTTTCAGGGCGATCTGATTCCCTATGTGTATCTTCATGAAGTCTTTCAGACGCAAGAACAAGGATTAGAGAAGCAGAAAGTCATTGTTATCAACAAGTATGGGCGGCGTTTTGCGGTCATTGCGGATGAGATTATTGGCGAGTATCAGGCTGTCATTAAGCCTATTGGCATCTTATTTCATGAGATAGATTTTATATCTGGAGCCAGTATTTTGGGTAATGGCGGGATAGCCCTGCTAATAGATACAGGGAAGCTCATCAATTTGATTACACCAAACTAA
- a CDS encoding response regulator, producing MKKIILLLDDFENTLFVTGITLEQRGFSVLKSTTAIEALKYLNSNIQIDLVITDYNMPVMNGIEFMEEVKKIPTRVHTPIFILSTEKREDIRERARRKGVTAWIQKPFVTDKLVELSKRALSIV from the coding sequence ATGAAGAAGATTATTTTGTTGTTGGATGATTTTGAGAATACGTTATTTGTAACGGGTATTACGTTGGAGCAGCGTGGTTTTAGTGTACTTAAGAGTACTACGGCGATAGAGGCGTTGAAGTATTTGAATTCGAATATTCAGATAGATTTGGTGATTACGGATTATAATATGCCGGTAATGAATGGGATAGAGTTTATGGAGGAGGTCAAGAAGATACCTACACGTGTTCATACGCCTATTTTTATTTTATCTACGGAGAAGCGTGAGGATATTAGAGAGCGGGCACGTCGAAAGGGGGTAACGGCTTGGATTCAGAAGCCCTTTGTTACAGACAAGTTGGTGGAGCTGAGTAAGCGTGCTTTAAGTATTGTTTAG